Proteins from a genomic interval of Kribbella aluminosa:
- a CDS encoding IS110 family transposase, whose product MFVGDDWAEAHHDVEVMDPAGRVLAKARLPEGMVGMARLHALLAEQFAAVDPDADLDEVEVVVGIETDRGPWVAALVAAGYQVFAVNPLQAKAYRKRHAVSGAKSDAGDAHVLADMVRTDSHQLRTVAGDSAGAEAIKVVTRMHKTLIWERTRTTQRLRHALREYFPAALEAFADLDAPDTLELLAKAPDPASAARLTTAQITAALKHARRRKIDGIDGRAARIRAALRAEHLGQPAVVTAAYAASTRALVAVLVVLDEQVTTLQGQVEAHFGRHPAAEIIVSQPGLGPILGARVLAEFGDDPERYASAKARKNYAATSPITISSGKKKVALARYVHNDRLIDALMTQAFSALNTSPGARAYYDKQRARGAEHNPALRQLANRLVGILHGCLKTSTPYNETTAWSQQAELLAA is encoded by the coding sequence TTGTTCGTGGGTGATGACTGGGCCGAGGCGCATCACGATGTGGAGGTGATGGACCCGGCCGGGCGGGTGCTGGCCAAGGCGCGGCTGCCCGAGGGGATGGTGGGGATGGCCCGGCTGCACGCGCTGCTGGCCGAGCAGTTCGCCGCTGTTGATCCCGATGCCGATCTGGACGAGGTCGAGGTGGTGGTCGGGATCGAGACCGATCGGGGGCCGTGGGTGGCCGCGTTGGTGGCCGCGGGCTACCAGGTGTTCGCGGTGAACCCGTTGCAGGCGAAGGCGTACCGCAAACGGCATGCGGTGTCGGGCGCCAAGAGCGACGCGGGCGACGCGCACGTGCTGGCCGACATGGTCCGCACCGATTCCCACCAGCTGCGCACGGTGGCCGGTGACAGCGCCGGGGCCGAGGCGATCAAGGTCGTCACCCGGATGCACAAGACACTGATCTGGGAACGGACCCGCACCACGCAGCGGCTGCGGCACGCGCTGCGCGAGTACTTCCCCGCCGCGCTGGAAGCCTTCGCCGACCTCGACGCGCCCGACACCCTCGAACTACTGGCCAAGGCCCCCGACCCGGCGTCTGCGGCCCGGCTGACCACCGCGCAGATCACCGCGGCGCTCAAACACGCCCGGCGCCGCAAGATCGACGGCATCGACGGCAGGGCCGCGCGGATCCGGGCCGCGCTGCGCGCCGAGCACCTCGGCCAGCCTGCCGTGGTGACTGCCGCCTACGCCGCCTCGACCCGCGCGCTGGTCGCGGTCCTGGTCGTCCTCGATGAGCAGGTCACGACGCTGCAGGGCCAGGTGGAGGCACATTTTGGCCGGCACCCGGCCGCTGAGATCATCGTGTCCCAGCCCGGGCTGGGACCGATCCTCGGCGCCCGGGTGCTCGCAGAGTTCGGCGACGACCCCGAACGGTACGCCTCGGCCAAAGCCCGCAAGAACTACGCCGCGACCAGCCCGATCACCATCTCCTCGGGCAAGAAGAAGGTCGCCCTGGCCCGCTACGTGCACAACGACCGGCTCATCGACGCCCTCATGACCCAGGCCTTCTCCGCGCTCAACACCTCGCCCGGAGCCCGCGCCTACTACGACAAACAACGAGCCCGCGGAGCCGAACACAACCCCGCCCTGCGCCAACTCGCCAACCGGCTCGTCGGCATCCTCCACGGCTGCCTCAAAACCAGCACCCCCTACAACGAAACAACCGCCTGGTCACAACAGGCCGAATTGCTCGCAGCTTGA